The Geoalkalibacter subterraneus genome contains the following window.
CCCCACTCTGTCCCCATTTTTTGCAGGAATGTACGGGATAGCTCAATGTGGTTGTGGGATAAATGTTATTGCTAAGTTGCTGTTATGTCAAATGAAAATATCTGAGAACATTGGTGTTCACTGGTGAGGATTGAGGATGGGTATATAACTACGGATCAGAAGGTCGGGAGTTCGAATCTTCCCCGGCGCGCCATTTTAACACCGCAAAAACAAAGGTTTAGTTTGAAGTAGAAACCCACACCCTGTGGGTGTGGTGATGTGGACTGGCTACGCCGGTCCCGAATGGGTATGGCTGAAAGCCGCTCACTGTTATTCTTTCTTTCGAGTTGTGCCGCAACATCGAAAAGAAAGGAGAAAACAGTGAGCAGCCGATTTCGTAAGTTATCACACTCGATATGGCACTGCCAGTATCACATCGTTTGGGTCCCAAAGTACCGGTTTCGGATTTTGCAGGGAAAAGTGAAAGAGGCCGTTGAATCAGGTATTCATGCGATATGTGGCTATTCCGGTTGTGAAGTCGTGGAGTTGAATGTTCAGCCCGATCATGTCCATCTGGTTGTGATGATCCCGCCCAAGGTGTCGATCTCGAACTTTCTGGGGCGGTTAAAAGGGCAGACGTCGATGAAACTGTTTCAGCAGTTTCGGCATTTGCGGAAGAAACCCTATTGGGGCAACCACTTTTGGGCCAAGGGCTATTGCGTTGATACCGTCGGCATGGATGCGGACATGATACGCAAGTATGTCCGCTATCAGGACAAGCAAGAGCGGCAAATGGAGCAACTTCAGTTGGGAGATTGAGGACAGGACCGCGGCACAACTTCAGCCCGCCCCCTTGGGGGCAGGGCCAGCCCCCCTATGGGGGGCGAACTACAAAGCCACGTCC
Protein-coding sequences here:
- the tnpA gene encoding IS200/IS605 family transposase is translated as MSSRFRKLSHSIWHCQYHIVWVPKYRFRILQGKVKEAVESGIHAICGYSGCEVVELNVQPDHVHLVVMIPPKVSISNFLGRLKGQTSMKLFQQFRHLRKKPYWGNHFWAKGYCVDTVGMDADMIRKYVRYQDKQERQMEQLQLGD